A window of the Gemmatirosa kalamazoonensis genome harbors these coding sequences:
- a CDS encoding DUF4142 domain-containing protein, giving the protein MRARWTAFGAALCLLAQACGGDASRARSDSAAARVAASPAATPLADTPRAAPSEAALDSARRKARHIHGPLARPAGELSEESVEGMVDAINASDAQLAGAALGKATNPDVKRFASVLASAHRQKVSDSPPLNAGSTGPLAAPLRALQASAAARLDALPAGAPYDRAFVEAQIAAHERALALLDSIRPVARSGDLPALVASTRSQVVRHLDEARALQRRLP; this is encoded by the coding sequence GTGAGGGCCCGCTGGACGGCGTTCGGCGCGGCGCTCTGCCTGCTCGCGCAGGCGTGCGGCGGCGACGCGAGCAGGGCGCGGTCGGACAGCGCCGCGGCGCGCGTCGCCGCGAGCCCCGCCGCCACGCCGCTCGCCGATACCCCCCGGGCCGCGCCGAGCGAAGCGGCGCTGGACTCGGCGCGGCGCAAGGCGCGGCACATCCACGGGCCGCTCGCCCGGCCCGCCGGGGAGCTGTCGGAGGAGTCGGTCGAGGGGATGGTCGATGCGATCAACGCGTCCGACGCCCAGCTCGCCGGCGCGGCGCTCGGCAAGGCCACTAACCCCGACGTGAAGCGGTTCGCCAGCGTGCTGGCGAGCGCCCACCGGCAGAAGGTGAGCGACAGCCCGCCGCTGAACGCCGGGTCCACCGGGCCGCTCGCCGCGCCGCTCCGCGCGCTGCAGGCCAGCGCCGCCGCGCGCCTGGACGCCCTTCCGGCGGGTGCGCCGTACGACCGCGCGTTCGTCGAGGCGCAGATCGCCGCGCACGAGCGGGCGCTGGCGCTGCTCGACAGCATCCGCCCCGTCGCGCGCAGCGGCGACCTCCCGGCCCTCGTCGCGAGCACGCGGAGCCAGGTGGTGCGCCACCTGGACGAGGCGCGGGCATTGCAGCGGCGGCTGCCCTGA
- a CDS encoding DUF4142 domain-containing protein, whose product MRLVGRFSTAFLVGATAALGACARGDTRADSAASAPVTTDSSAGAAVRDSAQTGANGASANLTPANMTSLIGLTNASEIGQAKIAEGKATNRDVKAFARLMISDHEAMQKSLDSLAKAKSLTPTPPQQADQLRQSDSQTLASLNAAAQGPAFDKAYVDAQVAAHQKALNDLQTMAGATSDQDLRALIQQAIPKVQAHLDRAQQLQSAGAAGKP is encoded by the coding sequence ATGCGTCTCGTCGGACGCTTCAGTACGGCATTCCTCGTCGGCGCCACGGCCGCGCTCGGCGCGTGCGCGCGGGGCGACACCAGGGCGGATTCGGCCGCGTCGGCGCCCGTCACCACCGACTCGAGCGCCGGCGCGGCCGTGCGCGACTCCGCGCAGACCGGCGCGAACGGGGCGAGCGCGAACCTCACGCCGGCCAACATGACGTCGCTCATCGGCCTCACGAACGCGAGCGAGATCGGCCAGGCGAAGATCGCCGAGGGCAAGGCGACGAACCGCGACGTGAAGGCGTTCGCGCGGCTCATGATCTCCGACCACGAGGCGATGCAGAAGTCGCTCGACTCGCTCGCGAAGGCGAAGAGCCTCACGCCCACCCCGCCGCAGCAGGCCGACCAGCTCCGCCAGAGCGACTCCCAGACGCTGGCCTCGCTGAACGCCGCCGCGCAGGGCCCGGCGTTCGACAAGGCGTACGTCGACGCGCAGGTCGCCGCGCACCAGAAGGCACTGAACGACCTCCAGACGATGGCCGGCGCCACGTCGGACCAGGACCTGCGCGCGCTCATCCAGCAGGCGATCCCGAAGGTGCAGGCGCACCTCGACAGGGCGCAGCAGCTCCAGTCGGCCGGCGCAGCCGGCAAGCCGTGA